A genomic stretch from Nitrobacter winogradskyi Nb-255 includes:
- the glpX gene encoding class II fructose-bisphosphatase — protein MPTQNSVPSQQVLERILTLEVVRVTERAAVSAARLRGRGMEKASDQAAVDAMRRELNNLPIDGTVVIGEGEIDEAPMLFIGEKVGNTCGPRVDIAVDPLEGTVLCAKNMPGAIATIAIAEAGTLLHAPDCYMDKIAIGPGYPKGTVDLDAPVEENIINLAKAKGVKPTEITAILLDRPRHAAKIAALRKLGAAVSLISDGDVAGVIHTAEPRTGIDIYLGSGGAPEGVLSAAALRCIGGQMQTRLIIDSEALRERALQMGIEDPRKKYEIDDMAKGDCLFAATGVTSGSLLSGVRFRKNVIETDTVVMRSASGTVRRIKAEHRRTDRFDQN, from the coding sequence ATGCCGACACAGAATTCCGTTCCGTCACAGCAGGTGCTGGAGCGTATCCTGACGCTCGAAGTCGTGCGGGTGACGGAGCGGGCGGCGGTGTCGGCGGCGCGCCTGCGCGGTCGCGGCATGGAGAAGGCGTCGGATCAGGCCGCGGTCGATGCGATGCGACGCGAACTCAACAATCTGCCGATCGACGGCACGGTCGTGATCGGCGAGGGAGAGATCGACGAGGCGCCGATGCTGTTTATCGGCGAGAAGGTCGGCAACACATGCGGCCCGCGGGTCGATATCGCCGTCGATCCGCTCGAGGGCACCGTCCTCTGCGCCAAGAACATGCCGGGCGCGATCGCCACCATTGCGATAGCCGAGGCCGGCACGCTGCTTCACGCGCCGGACTGCTACATGGACAAGATCGCGATCGGCCCCGGCTATCCGAAGGGCACGGTGGATCTCGACGCGCCGGTGGAAGAGAACATCATCAACCTGGCCAAGGCCAAGGGGGTCAAGCCGACCGAGATCACCGCCATTCTGCTCGACCGGCCGCGCCATGCGGCCAAGATCGCCGCGCTGCGCAAGCTCGGCGCCGCGGTGAGCCTGATCAGCGACGGCGACGTCGCCGGAGTCATCCACACCGCCGAGCCGCGAACGGGAATTGACATCTATCTCGGCAGCGGCGGCGCTCCCGAAGGCGTGCTGTCGGCGGCGGCGCTGCGCTGCATCGGCGGCCAGATGCAGACCCGTCTCATCATCGATAGCGAAGCGCTGCGCGAGCGGGCGCTGCAAATGGGCATCGAGGATCCCAGGAAGAAATACGAGATCGATGACATGGCGAAAGGCGATTGCCTGTTCGCCGCCACAGGTGTGACATCAGGTTCGCTTTTGTCCGGCGTCCGGTTCCGCAAGAACGTGATCGAGACCGACACGGTGGTGATGCGTTCCGCGTCCGGCACCGTGCGCCGCATCAAGGCTGAGCATCGCAGGACGGACCGGTTCGACCAGAATTGA
- a CDS encoding homoserine dehydrogenase encodes MVAPLKVGIAGLGTVGSAVVRLIEQQRGALTARCGRGVRVVAVAARSKTRKRDVDLTDIAWARDALALANDPGIDCFVELMGGSDDPAHSAIEAALKSGKSVVTANKALIAKHGLRLASLAEQHGGALNYEAAVGAAIPVIKTLREGLAGTTINRVYGILNGTCNYILTRMEREGLSFAECLKDAQRLGYAEADPSFDVDGHDTAQKLSILASLAFGTRIAQNEVYVEGISSIAPEDLRAAEELGYRVKLLGVAVRTSKGIEQRVHPTMVPKTSSIAQVMGVTNAVTIDGDGIPPITLVGPGAGGAATASAVVADIADVASGTRALPFGRHSTKLRETKKAPMERHEGGYYIRLMARDFAGTAATIATRLAEQKISIESIVQRHPNGKLDTDESDTPISPVPVLLITYATSEDAVHRALHAVRADKVITGRPQVIRIEKN; translated from the coding sequence ATGGTCGCACCACTGAAAGTGGGCATCGCGGGGCTCGGAACTGTCGGCTCGGCTGTTGTCCGCCTGATCGAGCAGCAAAGAGGCGCGCTCACGGCGCGCTGCGGACGCGGGGTGCGTGTCGTCGCCGTGGCGGCGCGCTCGAAAACCAGGAAGCGCGACGTCGACTTGACCGACATCGCATGGGCCAGGGACGCGCTGGCGCTGGCGAACGATCCCGGCATCGACTGCTTCGTCGAACTGATGGGCGGTTCGGACGATCCGGCGCATTCCGCGATCGAGGCGGCCCTGAAATCCGGCAAGTCGGTGGTGACGGCCAACAAGGCGCTGATCGCCAAGCACGGCCTGCGGCTGGCTTCTCTCGCCGAGCAGCACGGCGGTGCATTGAACTACGAAGCGGCGGTCGGCGCCGCAATTCCCGTCATCAAGACGCTGCGCGAAGGGCTTGCGGGCACGACGATCAATCGCGTCTACGGCATTCTCAACGGCACCTGCAACTACATCCTGACGCGGATGGAGCGGGAGGGCCTGTCGTTCGCCGAATGCCTGAAGGACGCCCAGCGCCTGGGCTATGCGGAAGCCGATCCGTCGTTCGATGTCGACGGTCACGACACCGCGCAGAAGCTGTCGATCCTGGCGAGCCTGGCTTTCGGCACGCGCATCGCGCAGAACGAGGTCTATGTCGAAGGCATTTCCTCGATCGCGCCGGAGGATCTTCGCGCGGCCGAGGAGCTCGGCTACCGGGTCAAGCTGCTGGGGGTCGCGGTGCGGACCTCGAAAGGCATCGAGCAGCGGGTGCATCCGACCATGGTGCCGAAGACATCATCCATCGCACAGGTCATGGGCGTCACCAACGCGGTGACCATCGACGGCGACGGCATCCCCCCGATCACGCTTGTCGGACCGGGCGCCGGCGGAGCCGCGACGGCGTCCGCCGTGGTCGCGGATATCGCCGACGTCGCGTCCGGCACCCGCGCGCTGCCGTTCGGCCGGCACTCGACGAAACTGCGTGAGACGAAAAAAGCGCCGATGGAGCGCCACGAGGGCGGCTATTACATTCGCCTGATGGCGCGCGATTTCGCCGGCACCGCCGCGACCATCGCCACGCGGCTCGCCGAACAGAAGATCTCGATCGAATCCATCGTGCAGCGTCATCCCAACGGCAAGCTGGATACCGATGAGTCCGACACGCCGATTTCGCCGGTTCCGGTTCTGCTGATCACCTATGCAACCAGCGAGGACGCGGTGCATCGGGCGCTCCATGCCGTGAGGGCTGACAAGGTCATCACTGGGCGGCCGCAGGTCATTCGCATCGAGAAGAACTGA